A genomic segment from Ramlibacter agri encodes:
- a CDS encoding 3-isopropylmalate dehydratase large subunit has protein sequence MGMTITEKILARAAGLAAVQPGQFLDCKVDQVASMDLQGKLVFNTLGKLGSEQLFDPARVALTLDHQSPAQTVAIADVHAAIRVAAKKFEVKNLFDVGSGIMHVVMPERGLVLPGELVIMNESHTPTGGAMGAVVIGVGQTDAAVAAALGEIWLVVPATIRVNLRGALRDGVTTKDVALHLMKLLGYERKAIYKTIEIGGPGVAALSMDARFTITNYCSDMGAKSAIFEPDAVTLAYANARKQREFTPVSSDADAKYEEVIEVDLAALEPLLACPHALDNIHSVASQAGKAINEAFIGTCTNGRFEDLEAAARIVAGRQVAPGVRFVVVPASREVYQRALAAGHVATLAEAGALIFPPGCGPCMGEHSGVLGAGEVAISSGNRNMKGRMGSPDSFVYLGSPQTVAASAVQGVITDPRTLEPVEAAHA, from the coding sequence ATGGGCATGACCATCACGGAGAAGATCCTGGCCCGCGCGGCGGGGCTGGCCGCGGTCCAACCGGGCCAGTTCCTGGACTGCAAGGTGGACCAGGTGGCGAGCATGGACCTGCAGGGCAAGCTGGTGTTCAACACGCTGGGCAAGCTCGGGTCGGAGCAGCTGTTCGATCCGGCCCGCGTGGCGTTGACGCTGGACCACCAGAGCCCGGCGCAGACGGTGGCCATCGCCGACGTGCATGCGGCCATCCGCGTGGCGGCGAAGAAGTTCGAGGTGAAGAACCTGTTCGACGTCGGCAGCGGCATCATGCACGTGGTCATGCCCGAGCGCGGCCTGGTGCTGCCGGGCGAGCTGGTCATCATGAACGAGTCGCACACGCCCACCGGCGGCGCCATGGGCGCGGTCGTGATAGGCGTGGGGCAGACCGATGCGGCCGTGGCCGCGGCGCTGGGCGAGATCTGGCTGGTGGTGCCGGCCACGATCCGCGTCAACCTGCGTGGCGCGCTGCGCGATGGCGTCACGACCAAGGACGTCGCGCTGCACCTGATGAAGCTGCTGGGCTACGAGCGCAAGGCGATCTACAAGACCATCGAGATCGGCGGTCCCGGTGTCGCGGCGCTGTCCATGGACGCGCGCTTCACCATCACCAACTACTGCTCCGACATGGGCGCCAAGTCGGCGATCTTCGAGCCGGATGCGGTGACCCTGGCCTATGCGAATGCGCGCAAGCAGCGCGAGTTCACGCCGGTGAGCAGTGACGCCGATGCGAAGTACGAAGAAGTGATCGAGGTCGACCTGGCCGCGCTGGAGCCGCTGCTGGCTTGCCCGCACGCGCTGGACAACATCCACAGCGTAGCCTCGCAGGCCGGCAAGGCCATCAACGAAGCCTTCATCGGCACCTGCACCAACGGCCGCTTCGAGGACCTGGAAGCGGCCGCGCGCATCGTCGCCGGCCGCCAGGTGGCGCCGGGCGTGCGCTTCGTCGTCGTGCCGGCTTCGCGCGAGGTGTACCAGCGCGCGCTGGCCGCGGGCCACGTGGCCACGCTGGCGGAGGCGGGGGCGCTGATCTTCCCGCCCGGTTGCGGGCCCTGCATGGGCGAGCACAGCGGCGTGCTGGGCGCCGGCGAGGTGGCCATCAGCTCCGGCAACCGCAACATGAAGGGCCGCATGGGCAGCCCCGATTCCTTCGTCTACCTGGGCTCGCCGCAGACGGTGGCGGCCTCGGCGGTGCAGGGCGTCATCACCGACCCGCGCACGCTGGAACCCGTGGAGGCTGCACATGCCTGA
- a CDS encoding 3-isopropylmalate dehydratase small subunit — protein MPEKLIRAGAYRVGDDVKALEIMPTRFKSSNALSDAELAKAAFADLDPAFSAKALAGEYGIVVAGVNFGGGGKTVEGPVFALRGAGIQLVIADGFARYFLRNAINNGFAILVCEGISQAVQTGQALSVDLAAGRITNEATGQVLQATPLSPTALEILAAGGLVPYAQRKLAQRAAAAA, from the coding sequence ATGCCTGAGAAATTGATCCGCGCCGGCGCCTACCGCGTCGGCGACGACGTGAAGGCGCTGGAGATCATGCCCACGCGCTTCAAGAGCTCCAACGCGCTGTCGGACGCGGAACTGGCCAAGGCGGCGTTTGCCGACCTCGACCCGGCGTTCTCCGCCAAGGCCTTGGCCGGCGAGTACGGCATCGTCGTGGCCGGCGTCAACTTCGGCGGCGGCGGCAAGACCGTGGAAGGACCTGTGTTCGCGCTGCGCGGCGCGGGCATCCAGCTGGTCATCGCCGACGGCTTTGCCCGCTACTTCCTGCGCAACGCCATCAACAACGGCTTCGCCATCCTCGTGTGCGAAGGCATCTCGCAGGCCGTGCAGACAGGGCAGGCGCTGAGCGTCGACCTGGCGGCCGGGCGCATCACCAACGAAGCGACGGGCCAGGTGTTGCAGGCCACGCCGCTTTCGCCCACGGCGCTGGAGATCCTGGCGGCGGGCGGGCTGGTTCCGTATGCGCAGCGCAAGCTGGCGCAAAGGGCTGCGGCGGCGGCCTGA
- a CDS encoding D-cysteine desulfhydrase codes for MDLSRFPRRRYTPFATPLEFLPNFTQALAASCPGGKGPRMWIKRDDMLGLFPGGNKTRKLEFLVADALAQGADTLVTCGAPQSNHCRITLAAAVKEGLKCRFVIEERVKDSYDVHASGNNFMFRLMGVEAITVVPGGSNMAEAMQKVADEVAKLGRKAYIIPGGGSNAIGGLGYVACAQELQQQFFDEDVKIDRIVVGSGSSGTHGGLVAGFLGNNIRIPITGIGVSRDPADQAPLVLKEAQAVLDLLGVNLKVKPEDVSCVGGFWQPKYSVPNERMVEAVQMLARTEGIPLDPVYTGKIMAGLIGLAREGVFKPDENVLFLHTGGLPSLHAYEGVVLGEGKDLAP; via the coding sequence ATGGACCTCTCCCGCTTCCCTCGCCGTCGCTACACGCCCTTCGCCACCCCGCTGGAATTCCTGCCGAACTTCACGCAGGCGCTGGCCGCTTCGTGCCCCGGCGGCAAGGGGCCGCGCATGTGGATCAAGCGCGACGACATGCTGGGCCTGTTCCCCGGCGGCAACAAGACGCGCAAGCTCGAGTTCCTGGTGGCTGACGCGCTGGCGCAGGGCGCCGACACGCTGGTGACCTGCGGCGCGCCGCAGTCCAACCACTGCCGCATCACGCTCGCCGCCGCCGTGAAGGAGGGCCTGAAGTGCCGCTTCGTCATCGAGGAGCGGGTCAAGGACAGCTACGACGTGCACGCCAGCGGCAACAACTTCATGTTCCGCCTCATGGGCGTGGAAGCGATCACCGTGGTGCCGGGCGGCAGCAACATGGCCGAGGCCATGCAGAAGGTGGCCGACGAGGTGGCGAAGCTGGGTCGCAAGGCCTACATCATCCCCGGCGGCGGCTCCAACGCCATCGGCGGCCTGGGCTACGTGGCCTGCGCACAGGAACTGCAGCAGCAGTTCTTCGACGAAGATGTGAAGATCGACCGCATCGTCGTCGGCTCGGGCAGCTCGGGCACGCACGGCGGCCTGGTGGCCGGCTTCCTGGGCAACAACATCCGCATCCCCATCACCGGCATCGGCGTCAGCCGCGACCCGGCCGACCAGGCGCCGCTGGTCCTGAAGGAAGCGCAGGCCGTGCTGGACCTGCTGGGCGTGAACCTGAAGGTGAAACCCGAGGACGTGAGCTGCGTCGGCGGCTTCTGGCAGCCGAAGTACTCGGTGCCCAACGAGCGCATGGTCGAAGCCGTGCAGATGCTGGCGCGCACCGAAGGCATCCCGCTCGACCCGGTCTACACCGGCAAGATCATGGCCGGCCTGATCGGCCTGGCCCGCGAAGGCGTATTCAAGCCGGACGAGAACGTGCTGTTCCTGCACACTGGCGGCCTGCCGTCGCTGCATGCCTACGAGGGCGTGGTGCTGGGCGAGGGGAAGGATCTGGCGCCCTGA